In one window of Candidatus Neomarinimicrobiota bacterium DNA:
- a CDS encoding energy transducer TonB, whose product MSVKQFERFKERSVFVAEVSSILVVFLLILIFYFVPKFESDSTIETTGPQIQIEVMDIPQTQQVQKSAPPQRPTVPVMSEDEEIAEDITMEELDFEDFELMDAPPPPPEDTEDETGPRVRFIPYDEPPEPIGGANAILRNIVYPEIAREAQIEGTVIVQAFVNEKGIVTDCVIMKGIPNTGLDEAAIKAIKKTRFKPAKQRDRNVGVWIAIPVVFKLK is encoded by the coding sequence GGAAGTATCCAGTATTCTGGTGGTTTTCCTCCTTATCCTGATTTTTTACTTTGTACCGAAATTTGAATCAGATTCTACAATCGAAACAACAGGGCCCCAGATTCAGATTGAAGTGATGGATATCCCGCAGACACAGCAGGTTCAAAAATCCGCGCCTCCTCAACGCCCCACAGTTCCCGTAATGAGTGAAGATGAAGAGATTGCGGAAGATATTACTATGGAGGAACTGGATTTTGAGGATTTTGAACTAATGGATGCGCCTCCACCACCACCGGAGGACACAGAAGATGAAACAGGCCCCAGAGTCCGGTTCATTCCTTATGATGAACCTCCCGAACCTATTGGCGGCGCCAACGCCATCCTTCGTAATATTGTGTACCCGGAAATTGCCCGGGAAGCCCAGATCGAAGGGACGGTCATTGTCCAGGCTTTTGTGAATGAAAAAGGCATAGTGACCGATTGTGTGATTATGAAGGGTATTCCCAATACAGGTCTTGATGAAGCCGCGATTAAAGCCATTAAAAAAACACGGTTTAAACCGGCTAAACAGCGGGATCGTAATGTGGGCGTCTGGATTGCAATTCCTGTTGTCTTTAAACTGAAATAA